The Juglans regia cultivar Chandler chromosome 2, Walnut 2.0, whole genome shotgun sequence genome includes a window with the following:
- the LOC108995021 gene encoding probable inactive purple acid phosphatase 27 yields MADTAWSCGLMIKLFTMGMLWWLGSMGLASGHGHGRFDKHPLSEIDIYKTTLALRDSVSIKASPLILGLKGEDKEWVTVNVVNPDPFEDDWVGVFSPAKFNASTCSPVTGEEEEPYICSSPIKFKYANSSNSKYTKTGKTVLKFQLINQRADFSFALFSGGLSTPNLVAVSNFITFANPKAPLYPRLAQGKSWDEMTITWTSGYALNEAVPFVEYVVKGQAKARSPAGTLTVDQNSLCGSPARTVGWRDQGFIHTSFLKNLWPNFVYTYKMGHLLSNGSYIWSKSYSFRSSPYPGQDSPQRVVIFGDLGKAERDGSTMYADYQPGSLNTTDQLIKDLKNIDIVFLIGDLAYANGYISQWDQFMSQVEPIASAVPFMIASGNHERTWPNSGGFYQHRDSGGECGVTTETLFYVPAENRANFWYSTDYGMFRFCIADSEHDWREGSEQYRFLEHCLATVDRRKQPWLIFAAHRPLGYSSNEWYAEEGAYSEPMGRDDLQKLWQKYRVDIAFFGHVHNYERTCPIYQNTCVKSGNTSYSGVMNGTIHVVAGGGGSHLSSFATEIPNWSLFRDYDFGFTKLTAFNHSYLLFEYKKSSDGNVYDSFTITREYTDVLACVHDSCAPSTLAV; encoded by the exons ATGGCAGACACGGCCTGGAGCTGCGGCCTGATGATAAAGTTGTTTACAATGGGGATGCTATGGTGGTTGGGGAGCATGGGCTTGGCATCAGGTCACGGTCATGGCAGATTTGACAAGCACCCACTCTCTGAGATCGACATTTACAAAACAACTCTTGCCCTCCGTGACTCCGTCTCCATCAAAGCCAGCCCCCTCATTCTTGGCTTGAAG GGCGAGGATAAAGAATGGGTGACAGTGAATGTTGTGAACCCAGATCCATTTGAGGATGATTGGGTTGGAGTTTTCTCGCCTGCAAAGTTCAA CGCATCGACCTGTTCGCCAGTGACTGGTGAAGAAGAGGAGCCATATATATGCTCAAGCCCGATTAAG TTCAAGTATGCAAATTCCTCCAATTCAAAGTATACAAAAACTGGCAAAACTGTTCTCAAATTCCAGTTGATCAATCAGAGGGCAGATTTCTCCTTCGCATTATTTTCAGGCGGTTTGTCAACT CCTAACCTAGTGGcagtttcaaatttcataacatTTGCTAATCCTAAAGCACCTCTATATCCTCGCCTTGCTCAAGGGAAGTCTTGGGATGAA ATGACAATAACTTGGACTAGTGGATATGCATTAAATGAAGCTGTTCCATTTGTTGAATATGTTGTGAAGGGACAAGCTAAAGCTCGATCCCCAGCTGGAACATTGACAGTTGATCAGAACAGCCTTTGTG GTTCTCCTGCACGGACGGTAGGGTGGCGTGATCAGGGTTTCATACATAcaagtttcttgaaaaatttatGGCCCAACTTTGT GTACACTTATAAGATGGGTCATCTCTTATCGAATGGTTCATATATCTGGAGCAAATCCTACTCTTTCAGATCATCCCCTTACCCTGGACAAGACTCACCACAGCGTGTTGTAATATTTGGAGACCTTGGGAAG GCTGAACGTGATGGTTCAACCATGTATGCTGATTATCAGCCAGGATCTCTTAATACTACTGACCAACTCATCAAGGACTTAAAAAACATCGACATAGTTTTCCTTATTGGAGATTTAGCTTATGCAAATGGATACATCTCACAGTGGGACCAATTCATGTCACAAGTTGAGCCCATTGCATCAGCTGTCCCATTTATGATTGCGAG CGGTAATCATGAACGTACGTGGCCAAATTCAGGAGGCTTCTATCAACATAGAGATTCGGGAGGGGAGTGCGGTGTGACTACTGAGACCCTTTTCTACGTTCCTGCTGAGAATAGAGCCAACTTCTG GTATTCAACAGATTATGGCATGTTTCGATTTTGCATAGCTGACAGTGAACATGATTGGAGGGAGGGATCAGAACAGTACCGATTCCTTGAGCACTGCCTTGCAACTGTGGATAGAAGGAAGCAACCTTGGTTGATCTTTGCTGCTCATAGGCCTCTAGGATATTCCTCTAATGAATGGTATGCCGAGGAGGGTGCATATTCAGAGCCAATGGGAAGGGATGATTTGCAGAAGCTTTGGCAGAAGTACAGGGTAGACATTGCCTTTTTTGGCCATGTCCATAACTACGAAAGAACATGCCCCATTTACCAG AATACATGCGTCAAATCTGGAAATACGAGTTATTCCGGCGTCATGAATGGAACAATCCATGTTGTCGCTGGAGGTGGAGGTAGTCATTTATCATCCTTCGCCACAGAAATACCCAACTGGAGCCTTTTCAGAGACTATGACTTTGGCTTTACAAAACTGACAGCATTCAACCACTCTTATCTGCTCTTCGAGTACAAGAAGAGTAGTGACGGAAATGTGTATGATTCCTTCACCATTACAAGGGAATACACCGATGTCTTGGCTTGTGTTCATGATAGTTGTGCACCAAGCACTTTGGCTGTTTGA
- the LOC108994819 gene encoding nucleotide pyrophosphatase/phosphodiesterase-like, producing MEESLAHCLKFFTIVYLLCLASLSSAFAHVRGLDEQPLSNIAILKTTLALRDSVSIKASPQILGLQGEDTEWVTVNLINPDASVNDWIAVFSPANFNSSTCLPANDEDQAPYICSSPIKFKYANSSNSKNTKTGTADLKFQLINQRADFSFALFSGGLSNPKLVAVSNFISFANPKAPLYPRLAQGKSWNEMTVTWTSGYALNEAVPFVEWGVKGKTQIQSAAATLTIDQNSMCGSPARTVGWRDQGFIHTSFLVNLWPNSLYTYRMGHLLSNGSYIWSKTYSFRSSPYPGQGSLQRVIIFGDMGKAERDGSNEYSNYQPGALNTTNQLIEDLKNIDIVFHIGDITYANGYISQWDQFTSQVEPIASAVPYMIASGNHERDWPDTGSFYENTDSGGECGVLAETMFYVPAENRAKFWYSTDYGMFHFCIADSEHDWREGTEQYKFIEHCLASADRRKQPWLIFAAHRVLGYSSNDWYAKEGSFEEPMGRESLQKLWQKYRVDIAFYGHVHNYERTCPIYQNQCVSSEKSHYSGTMNGTIHVVVGGGGSHLSEFTTAIPNWSIYRDYDFGFVKLTAFNHSSLLFEYKKSRDGNVYDSFTISREYKDVLACVHDSCAPTTLAS from the exons ATGGAAGAGAGCTTAGCTCACTGCCTGAAGTTTTTCACGATTGTGTACCTCTTGTGTTTGGCAAGCTTGAGCTCCGCTTTTGCTCACGTTAGAGGGCTCGACGAGCAGCCACTGTCCAATATTGCCATACTCAAGACCACTCTCGCACTGCGTGACTCTGTCTCCATTAAAGCCAGCCCTCAGATTCTCGGGTTACAG GGTGAGGATACTGAGTGGGTGACTGTGAATCTTATAAACCCAGATGCCTCTGTGAATGATTGGATTGCAGTTTTTTCTCCAGCAAACTTCAA CTCGTCAACCTGTCTACCAGCGAATGATGAAGATCAGGCTCCATATATATGCTCAAGTCCAATAAAG TTCAAGTATGCAAATTCCTCCAATTCAAAGAATACAAAAACTGGAACAGCTGATTTGAAGTTCCAGTTGATCAATCAGAGGGCAGATTTCTCCTTTGCATTATTTTCTGGTGGTTTGTCAAAT CCTAAACTGGTGGCAGTTTCAAATTTCATATCATTTGCCAATCCTAAGGCACCTCTATATCCACGCCTTGCTCAAGGGAAGTCTTGGAATGAA ATGACTGTAACCTGGACTAGTGGCTATGCGTTGAATGAAGCCGTTCCGTTTGTTGAATGGGGTGTGAAGGGGAAAACCCAAATTCAATCAGCAGCTGCAACATTGACAATTGATCAGAACAGCATGTGTG GTTCACCTGCACGGACGGTAGGCTGGCGTGATCAAGGTTTCATACACACAAGTTTCTTAGTAAATTTGTGGCCAAACTCTCT GTACACTTACAGGATGGGCCATCTTTTATCTAATGGATCATATATCTGGAGCAAAACCTATTCTTTTAGATCATCTCCATATCCTGGACAGGGCTCACTACAACGTGTGATAATATTTGGCGACATGGGGAAG GCTGAGCGTGATGGGTCAAATGAGTACAGCAATTATCAGCCAGGAGCACTGAATACCACCAACCAGCTCATTGAGGACTTGAAAAATATTGACATAGTTTTCCATATTGGAGATATAACTTATGCAAATGGATACATCTCACAGTGGGACCAATTCACGTCACAGGTGGAGCCCATTGCATCAGCTGTCCCATATATGATTGCAAG TGGTAATCATGAACGTGACTGGCCAGACACAGGATCCTTCTATGAAAATACGGATTCAGGGGGAGAATGTGGTGTGCTTGCTGAGACCATGTTCTATGTTCCTGCTGAGAATAGAGCCAAGTTCTG GTATTCTACCGATTATGGCATGTTTCACTTCTGTATAGCTGACAGTGAGCATGACTGGAGGGAGGGAACAGAACAGTACAAGTTCATTGAGCATTGCCTTGCATCAGCAGATAGACGGAAACAACCATGGTTAATCTTTGCCGCTCACCGTGTCCTTGGATATTCCTCTAATGATTGGTACGCCAAGGAGGGTTCATTTGAAGAGCCCATGGGAAGGGAAAGCTTGCAGAAGCTCTGGCAGAAGTACAGGGTAGACATCGCATTTTATGGCCATGTCCACAACTATGAAAGAACATGTCCTATTTACCAG AATCAATGCGTGAGTTCAGAAAAGTCACATTATTCAGGCACCATGAATGGCACAATTCACGTTGTGGTTGGAGGGGGAGGGAGCCACTTATCAGAGTTCACCACAGCAATACCCAACTGGAGCATTTACAGAGACTATGACTTCGGCTTTGTCAAACTCACTGCATTCAATCACTCTTCCCTGCTCTTCGAGTACAAGAAAAGCCGTGACGGCAATGTCTATGACTCCTTTACCATTTCGAGGGAATACAAAGATGTCTTGGCTTGTGTGCATGACAGTTGTGCACCAACTACTCTGGCGTCGTGA